DNA from Leptospira mayottensis 200901116:
TGAACTTAGAGCCCGTCTCAAAACCTTAAAAAAAATATACCAAATAATGATCCGGCAAGTTTCTAAAAAAACGCGGAAGTTCCCACAAATTACGTAGCATCGACGTTTACTTTCCTGTCGTTTAAAATTGTAGCAATTCCTACATTTCTAAGGTTTTGAGACGGACTCTTATTACCGTGGATAAAAATAGAAGGTCTTATTTAAAAAAACGTATTTTTCTGTTAGATACAATTTTATATATGAGATAAACGTAATATTTGGGAAGCATTTAGGTCAACCGGTGTCTCTTGTGGTTTTAAATGTGGGAACTACTACAATTTAAAAACATCAAAAAATTCTAAATTCAGGCTTGCTGTTCTGGGTTTCTAGATTCCTGTCCCGTTTCCGTTTTTTTGGGGAATCCTTTGATCAATTTTGTAATTTCTCTGGAAGCATGTCTGGATGAATTTTCAATTCCTAACGCCTCTTTTACTTGGCGGACTTCTTCGATCATTTTAGTGCGATATTTTTTGTTGTCCAAAAGTTGAATTGATTCTTCTGCGATATGCATCGGAGTGCATTCTGCTTGTGCTAATTCCCTACAGATCTCTTTTCCGGATAGAATATTCACAAGTCCGATATGGGGAGTTTGGATAAAAAAAGAACCGATTACGTAAGTAAACATGCTGACTTTGTAAAGAATCACCATTGGCTTTTCAAAATAAGCTACCTCTAACGTTGCAGTCCCGGAAGTTACCAGAACTAAATCGGAGGTTTCGATCGCACGAAGAGAACGATCGAATAGATATTCAATTTTTAAATTCGGGAATTTGGATTTAGCGAGTTCTATTTGTTCGAGAATGTAAACTTCTTCCTTTTGGTTGATGTTTGGTAGAAGAAAACGGATTTTCTTTTTTTCAATTTCATAATGATCTGAAAGTCGACCCGCAGTTTCCAAAAGATCGTTTAAGATCCTTCGAATTTCACCACTACGGGAGCCGGGCATTAAAGTAATTGTGAAATGGAAATGAGCCTTATCTTCCGGTTCGGGAATGACCGCTTCTTTTCGGATTTTTTCCTTCAAACGAACCGCGAGAGGATGACCTACAAATTCGCAAGGAACTCCGTAATTATCATAAATTTCTTTTTCGAAAGGAAATAAGACAAGCATCAAATCGACATTATCTCGAATCGAATAGATTCGATTGAAATTCCAAGCCCAGAGTTGGGGGGAAACGTAAAAAACGACTGTAATCCCTAATTGTTTGAGTGCTTTTGCAAGGCGAAGGTTGAAGCCCGGGTAATCGATTAAAACGGCGTGAGTGCAATTTTTCTCCACGGCAATATCGAGCAATTTTCCGATTAATGCTTTTAAGAATCTGTATTTGAAAAGAATTGCGGAAAAGCCGATGATGGAAAGTTCTTCCATGGATTCGATCGAAACGAAACCTTCTTCGATCATTCTTTCGCCGCCCACTCCGAAAGTTTCCAAATGGGGAAAGTTTTTTTTGAGTTCTCGAATCAATTCTCCGCCCAAAAGATCGCCGGAATGTTCTCCAGCCAGCATTAGAATTTTAGGATTTGTCGGTAGTGTGGACGCGCGTTTGGAAATGGGTCGACTACCGGATTTTTTGGATTGTAGAGTTGATTTTCGTAAGGTTGTCACTGCCGATACTCAAAATATTAATTTTTAGTTTTTCTGCAAGGTTAATAAATTCTTTTGGATGTACTATGATCGTTTCTCCGGTTCTAAGGGCCAAGGTTTCACAGTTGTTCTCGTGCATTATCCTTAGAGTGTTTTCCCCTACGGTTGGAAGGTCGAAACGGTGATCCTGGTTGGGTTTGGAACTTTTGCATACGGTCGCTTTTCTTTTTTTGGCAAAAGAACCGCCTCTGCGAATCGCAAAGTCTGTACCTTCCACCGCTTCTACTGCGAGAACGGATTTATCCAAAACGATCACGGTTTGGCCGATGTCTAGTTCCGCCATCTTTTCGGCGTATTCCATACCGAAAGCCACGTCTTCCAATTCTTTTTTGTTCAAAACCTTTTTGGTGAATCTTCCTTCGGGAAGGAATAAGGATTGGAGATACATTTTCTGAGAAATGATTGCGATTTTTTCTTTAGAGAACTCCTCCAAAACGGTTTTGAAAATCGAGTAATCGTGCCTGTTGAGCATTCTCGCTAGAATACTGATCGTTTTCAGATCGAATTTCGGATTTTTGAATATGATCTCTTTTTTGACCTTTCCGAGAAGAAGAAGTCGGTCGACATTATACCGTTTGCATAATTTTATCAAAGCTCCGATTTTTACGATGTGGATCGGAACGTTACGATCTCCATAGTCCCCCTCGTGGAAATCGGATTCTATGATGGAAAAAAAAATAGGATCTTCTCCGGCTGCAAGGGCTTCTTTCATTCCGATATGGGGAAGTTCCCCCCCGCCGGCAAGAATTCCGAGTCTTCCCAAACTAAGACCTTTTCAATCCGAGGAAGTTGTCGCGGTTGTGGAAGATTCTCCCGAGCCGCTTTTTTTATAATCCGTCACATAAAATCCGGTTCCTTTAAAAATGATGCCCGAACCATTGGAAATCATCCTTTCCACTTCACCTTTTTTACCGCAAAGAAAACAATCTTTGACTGGTTCGTCCTTCATGGAATGAAATTGTTCAAACGTTTGCCCGCAGGCTTTGCATTTATAGTCGTATGTCGGCATAGACGCTCTCCATTAGAATATTCTAATTTATTATCGCTTATGGAATGAATTTGAACTGAAAAACGCTCAAACTCGAGTTCGAGTTTTCTCTCGCCATAGGAAGACAAAGCTTCCATCGTATTCCCGAATTCGTGTCGATCGTTTCCAGGGAATCGATTTCGGATAGGACCCTCTTTTCGGAGACAATCAGGCCGCCCTGAAATCCGGAACCGCCGCCGTTTTGAATGTTTAGGCGAAATCTTTTTTTGGCAAAATTGTCTCCAGTGATAAATCGGTTTCGATTGATGGAAATGCTTTCCTTGTCCATCTCGATCTCGAACGCTTTATGTAAATCTCCAAAAGAACCGGCTAACAAGGTGAAGACGGGAATCGTTTCGTCTCCTCCTAAAAAGGAGACGAAAAATTCCAAGTCCCGGAACGATTCTTCCGTCGAACGACAGATCAGATCATACTTACTTTTGGAAGAATGTAGAACGATTCCGGTATCTCCATCGAGTGCGATTTTTTCAGTGGCATGGTACTCGCCTTGAAATCCGTTCGGAGGAGAGGATTCTTTCCAGGACTCGAAATCCCAAACCGGAGATCTGTCCAAAGCGCGAAAAGATTCTTCCATCGTTTGCGAGATAGAAAGATCCGAAGGAACGTTTTTAAGAAATCCTGAAAAGATCCAACCCACGTTTCCGTTTCTAAGATCGATGACTTGATTCCAATTTCCTCTTTTACCCGCTATGGTTTCGCTTCTAGTATCCCGATCGAGTATGAATACTAACTCTCCTCCTTTGAACTGAAACGCTATGGGGTTTTCGGTTCCTGGGCCGGTTCTTACGTTCAGATTTTTCCCTTCGATTTTCGCCTTACTACCGTTAAATGGAGAATCCTCTTTTCCAGAAAAGTATTCGAGTAATTTTAAAAGTTTGTTTCTTCCGTTTTCGTCTAACTCGCGTGCGGAACCGGCGGAAAGAGATTTAAGCAGCGCTTGGTTGTATTCGTTATAAAGAGGGAGAGGGTTGGATGAAATCAGTTTCAACAAGTATCTGGAAAGAACGTCTTGGGCTTCGTACTCCGAACCGAGGGACAGTTTTTTACAAAGCGCTCTCGTTTTGAGAAAGGAACCATCTGGCAGAAAGGAAAAAAATCTGTCTTCGAACGTGAAGATTGTTCTTCCTCCGACTTCTCTTTTGAAAAATTTAAGCCCCGACTTTTCCGCAAACTTGGAGACGACTTTTTCTTTTTTTTCGGAAGCTGTGGTTAGAAGTTCGAAGTTGTATTCCGCGAGAGACATGGATGCGTAGGAATAGTCCTCCAAGTCCGGATCTTTTTTTCCCAGAACTTCTAAAACTACGTCTTCCCAGTTTTTTTTGGAAAAATTTTTATACACGGAATCGGTTTTACGAGTCAAAATTTTCCAGACGAGAAAACCGAGTAAAGTGGAAGTGAATAGAAGCCCGAAGGTTACAAAAAAATTCTTTCTCAATCGATCTCCGATCAATTTAAGTGCGGAAGAAGTTTATCTCGATCCACTTGAAAATGTTCTAGTAATGCATTCTTAGCGAGATAATAACGTAAAAGATCGATATTGAAATTCACTTTTGCCTGTGTTAGTCTGAGCTGGTCTTGAACGTGGGTATCAAGCGCGTTCTTTACAGAAACTGCATCTGCTCTTCCTTGGCGGAAACTCCTTAAAACCCCGTTGTAGTAATTTTCGGTTTCTCTTTCGGTAGTAATGTTATTCTTATAAATTCTGTGGCTCGCTTCAAGTGCTTCGATTCTAGTCTTTACGTCGTCTCTCACTTCGTTTTTGAGTTCTTCCTCTTTTAGAATTGCCTGGCGTATGCCGATCGTCGCATCTCTAACTCCCGCATAAATGCCTTTATCTGCGAGAGGATATGCGAAATTCATTTGCCCGGTCCACTCTTTATACTTTGCGGTAGTGATTCCTTGGTTGGGATTGATATAGTTTTCCTGGGGGGAAATGATGTTTTGCGCCTGACTCGCACCGGTTCCTGAAATCGTCAAAGTAGGGAGGCGGTCGTTGTTTGCGTTTTTCAATGTCGCTTCGGCGATTTCTTTTTGTTTGAGTGTGTTCAAAAAGTCAGCTCTGTGTTTATAAGCATATTCTAAATCTTTTATATAATCCGGTTTTTCGATCAGTTCTTCCAAAAGATTCGTCTCTTCGGAAAGGGAGGTCCCGTCCGGAATTTTGAGAGAACGGACGAGCTTCCGTTTCGATTCTTCCTTTTGAACCTGAGCGGTTTCCAATTGGTTTTCCGCTTGAGCCAGAAGAGCATTCCATTGATTGACTTCGAAACTTTCTGAAAGTCCGAGGTTTTGTTTACGAATGGTAAGGTTGCGGATATTCTTCGTGTTTTCCACGAGTTGTTTGTATGTTTTGACGGCTTGCGTTTTGATCGAATAATCCCAAAAATCGACAAGGGATTCTACAATGACTGCGGAAATTTGTTGTGACACTTGGTTTTTCACAATTTCCGCTTGGGATTCTAAAATTTTAACCTCGTTTCTTCCCTTATATCCGAAAGAATTTTTAAGTAGGTCTTGGCTGATCGTCGCTCTTACAAACCCTGTATATAAAGGAGGAATGCCTAAGGCGCTAAATCCTGCCGGAGTTGTCGCCGGATTTTCGAACGCGTTCGAGTCGAATCTTCTGGTTCCCGCTTCTACTTTGAAGTAGGTTCCTGTGGTTTGGAGAATCTTTTCGATTCCACCTTTGATCGTATCGTCGGAGATTTTCGTTCCTGTGAAAATATTCGTTTGGTTAAATGGAAGAATGGACTGACTGGATCTTCCGTCCGCTACTAATCTCCAAGAGTATTTGGAATCGTTTTTCAAAAAGTTTGTATCCGATTTTGCGAGTTCGTAACGAAGGTTTTGCAGATTGTAATTACTTTCCAATGCGCGTTTGACGGTTTCTTCGGTGGTCAATTTAAGGATGGAATTATCCGCAAAAAGAGAAGTGGATAAAAGAACAAAATTTCCCAGAAGGACTCCAGACAACTTTTGAATTCTTAGCCTTTGTTTCCAATTTTTGACTTTGTCTTTCATTTCAAACCTCCATCTTATAAGAATCAATTCCGGTTACTCAAATGTTGTCAAGCTAAGATACGACTCAAGAGGACTGAGGTTTATCTCATCAACTTTAACACTTACAAGTTTATTCATTGATGAGAATACTGATAGAAGATAGTGACATCACTCTTACATATCCGTTTTGTTTTGTCCTCTGAAATCGTGTTTTGCATTACGACATTGTAATATTATCCCAGAGCCTTCTTCATTTTTTCTCCAACTTCCGCGATAGATTGGCAAACTTGGATACCCGCTTCTTGCATCGCTTTCATTTTTGAGGTTGCGGTTCCTAAGCCGCCGCTAATGATCGCACCTGCGTGTCCCATTCTTTTGCCGGGAGGCGCGGTTTGACCGGCGATAAAACCGACGACCGGTTTTTTTACGTGATTTTTGATGTATTCTGCTGCTTCTTCTTCCGAAGTTCCGCCGATTTCACCGATCATCACAATTCCTTTTGTTTCCGGGTCTTCGTTTAACAATTTGATGGCTTCGGTGTGGTTCATGCCTGGAACGGGGTCTCCTCCGATTCCGATACAAGTGGATTGACCGAGGCCTTGTTTTGTGATCTGAGCCACCGATTCGTAAGTCAAGGTTCCGGAACGGGAAACGATTCCCACGGAGCCCGGGCTATGGATAAAACCCGGCATAATTCCGAGTTTTTGTTTTGCACGGGGAGTGATCACTCCGGGGCAGTTCGGTCCCACCAGTCTTGTTTTAGAATTTCGTAATACGCTGTAAACTTTCAACATATCGTGGGTTGGAATTCCTTCCGTGATACAGATCACGAGTGGGAGTTCTGCGAGAATTCCTTCGATGATTGCATCCGCTGCAAATGCAGGAGGAACGAAGATCACTGCGGCGTTTACGCCTTCGTTTTTTACGGAATCTCGAATCGTGTTGAAAACGGGAACTTTATTTTCCCATTTGCTTCCGCCTTTACCGGGAGTGACTCCGGCGACCACTTTCGTGCCGTAAGCGAGCATCTGTGTGGCGTGAAAGGAACCTTCCTTACCGGTGATTCCTTGTACTACGACTTTTGTATTTTCATCAACTAATACTGCCATGTGTGTTCTCTCTTACCTAATCAGTTTGGCAATGGTGCTTGCCGCTTCGCGGAGATCGTCGACTCCGGTAATTTTGAGTCCGCTTTTGTTGAGGACTTCTCTTCCGAGTTCCGAGTTGGTTCCTTGGAGGCGAACCACGAGAGGAACTTTGAGATCCACAGCCTTAGCTGCTTCGATGATTCCTTCGGCGACCATATCGCAACGAACGATACCGCCGAAGATGTTTACAAAGATCCCTTTAACGTTTGGATCACCAAGGATGATTTTGAAACCATTGGTAACTGTGGTCTTACTCGCTCCACCTCCGACGTCCAAAAAGTTTGCAGGTTCCGCTCCCGCAAGTTTTACGATATCCATAGTCGCCATCGCGAGCCCGGCTCCGTTTACCATACAACCTATGTTACCGTCTAACTTCACGTAGTTGAGGTTGAACTCGGAAGCTTGAACTTCAAGAGGATCTTCTTCGGTGATATCTCGGAAAGCCGCATTATCTGCGTGACGGTAGAGAGCGTTTTCGTCGAGGTCGATCTTGCAATCTCCCGCGATGATTTCGTTCTGTTTCGTGAGAATGAGAGGATTGATTTCTAAAAGGGAAGCGTCTTCTTTGATATACGCTTCGTAGATCGCCATTACTAAACTTTGGAAAGATTTGTGGGATTGCGCCGGAAGACCAAGATCAAATGCAAGTTGTCTTGCTTGGTTGACTTGAAGGCCGATTCCCGGATCCACTGCGATTTTCAGGATCTTTTCAGGATGAGTTTCCGCAACTTCTTCAATTTCCATACCACCTTCGGTGGAAGCCATGATGATGGTTTTGCGGATGGAGCGGTCGAGTAGGATGCTTAAATAATATTCCTTAGCGATATCGATTCCCTGTTCCAGATACACTTTTAGGACTTTTTTTCCTTCGGGTCCGGTTTGGGGGGTGATGAGCTGCATACCAAGAATTTTGTCTATAGCTGCGATTGCGTCTTCTTTGGTTTTGGTTACTTTAACACCGCCGCCTTTTCCACGCCCACCTGCGTGGATTTGCGCTTTAACAACTACGATGGAACCTCCAGTTTTGGAGGTGACTTCGTCATGGGCTTTGGATGCGTTTTCTTTTTTATCGATAACGACTCCA
Protein-coding regions in this window:
- the lpxB gene encoding lipid-A-disaccharide synthase — protein: MTTLRKSTLQSKKSGSRPISKRASTLPTNPKILMLAGEHSGDLLGGELIRELKKNFPHLETFGVGGERMIEEGFVSIESMEELSIIGFSAILFKYRFLKALIGKLLDIAVEKNCTHAVLIDYPGFNLRLAKALKQLGITVVFYVSPQLWAWNFNRIYSIRDNVDLMLVLFPFEKEIYDNYGVPCEFVGHPLAVRLKEKIRKEAVIPEPEDKAHFHFTITLMPGSRSGEIRRILNDLLETAGRLSDHYEIEKKKIRFLLPNINQKEEVYILEQIELAKSKFPNLKIEYLFDRSLRAIETSDLVLVTSGTATLEVAYFEKPMVILYKVSMFTYVIGSFFIQTPHIGLVNILSGKEICRELAQAECTPMHIAEESIQLLDNKKYRTKMIEEVRQVKEALGIENSSRHASREITKLIKGFPKKTETGQESRNPEQQA
- a CDS encoding LpxI family protein, with amino-acid sequence MGRLGILAGGGELPHIGMKEALAAGEDPIFFSIIESDFHEGDYGDRNVPIHIVKIGALIKLCKRYNVDRLLLLGKVKKEIIFKNPKFDLKTISILARMLNRHDYSIFKTVLEEFSKEKIAIISQKMYLQSLFLPEGRFTKKVLNKKELEDVAFGMEYAEKMAELDIGQTVIVLDKSVLAVEAVEGTDFAIRRGGSFAKKRKATVCKSSKPNQDHRFDLPTVGENTLRIMHENNCETLALRTGETIIVHPKEFINLAEKLKINILSIGSDNLTKINSTIQKIR
- a CDS encoding FmdB family zinc ribbon protein → MPTYDYKCKACGQTFEQFHSMKDEPVKDCFLCGKKGEVERMISNGSGIIFKGTGFYVTDYKKSGSGESSTTATTSSD
- a CDS encoding SH3 domain-containing protein, translated to MRKNFFVTFGLLFTSTLLGFLVWKILTRKTDSVYKNFSKKNWEDVVLEVLGKKDPDLEDYSYASMSLAEYNFELLTTASEKKEKVVSKFAEKSGLKFFKREVGGRTIFTFEDRFFSFLPDGSFLKTRALCKKLSLGSEYEAQDVLSRYLLKLISSNPLPLYNEYNQALLKSLSAGSARELDENGRNKLLKLLEYFSGKEDSPFNGSKAKIEGKNLNVRTGPGTENPIAFQFKGGELVFILDRDTRSETIAGKRGNWNQVIDLRNGNVGWIFSGFLKNVPSDLSISQTMEESFRALDRSPVWDFESWKESSPPNGFQGEYHATEKIALDGDTGIVLHSSKSKYDLICRSTEESFRDLEFFVSFLGGDETIPVFTLLAGSFGDLHKAFEIEMDKESISINRNRFITGDNFAKKRFRLNIQNGGGSGFQGGLIVSEKRVLSEIDSLETIDTNSGIRWKLCLPMARENSNSSLSVFQFKFIP
- a CDS encoding TolC family protein produces the protein MKDKVKNWKQRLRIQKLSGVLLGNFVLLSTSLFADNSILKLTTEETVKRALESNYNLQNLRYELAKSDTNFLKNDSKYSWRLVADGRSSQSILPFNQTNIFTGTKISDDTIKGGIEKILQTTGTYFKVEAGTRRFDSNAFENPATTPAGFSALGIPPLYTGFVRATISQDLLKNSFGYKGRNEVKILESQAEIVKNQVSQQISAVIVESLVDFWDYSIKTQAVKTYKQLVENTKNIRNLTIRKQNLGLSESFEVNQWNALLAQAENQLETAQVQKEESKRKLVRSLKIPDGTSLSEETNLLEELIEKPDYIKDLEYAYKHRADFLNTLKQKEIAEATLKNANNDRLPTLTISGTGASQAQNIISPQENYINPNQGITTAKYKEWTGQMNFAYPLADKGIYAGVRDATIGIRQAILKEEELKNEVRDDVKTRIEALEASHRIYKNNITTERETENYYNGVLRSFRQGRADAVSVKNALDTHVQDQLRLTQAKVNFNIDLLRYYLAKNALLEHFQVDRDKLLPHLN
- the sucD gene encoding succinate--CoA ligase subunit alpha: MAVLVDENTKVVVQGITGKEGSFHATQMLAYGTKVVAGVTPGKGGSKWENKVPVFNTIRDSVKNEGVNAAVIFVPPAFAADAIIEGILAELPLVICITEGIPTHDMLKVYSVLRNSKTRLVGPNCPGVITPRAKQKLGIMPGFIHSPGSVGIVSRSGTLTYESVAQITKQGLGQSTCIGIGGDPVPGMNHTEAIKLLNEDPETKGIVMIGEIGGTSEEEAAEYIKNHVKKPVVGFIAGQTAPPGKRMGHAGAIISGGLGTATSKMKAMQEAGIQVCQSIAEVGEKMKKALG
- the sucC gene encoding ADP-forming succinate--CoA ligase subunit beta; protein product: MKIHEYQAKEILRRHKANVPFGVVIDKKENASKAHDEVTSKTGGSIVVVKAQIHAGGRGKGGGVKVTKTKEDAIAAIDKILGMQLITPQTGPEGKKVLKVYLEQGIDIAKEYYLSILLDRSIRKTIIMASTEGGMEIEEVAETHPEKILKIAVDPGIGLQVNQARQLAFDLGLPAQSHKSFQSLVMAIYEAYIKEDASLLEINPLILTKQNEIIAGDCKIDLDENALYRHADNAAFRDITEEDPLEVQASEFNLNYVKLDGNIGCMVNGAGLAMATMDIVKLAGAEPANFLDVGGGASKTTVTNGFKIILGDPNVKGIFVNIFGGIVRCDMVAEGIIEAAKAVDLKVPLVVRLQGTNSELGREVLNKSGLKITGVDDLREAASTIAKLIR